A section of the Thermodesulfobacteriota bacterium genome encodes:
- a CDS encoding electron transfer flavoprotein subunit alpha/FixB family protein, protein MSYGLLIADVRRNVFQERNLDLVGFCNLAGIDPYLLLPKGEYEIESSLFKKVLIADVDEDRFLNPLIMVHILEKVIERFKEPFAIVLSASASGMEIAPYVAGYFKVPIVTDVADYDKDSKVFFKSYYSDKVFAHVKLKEEKFYVLTLRSGSFKDHIKSRYEETSQEIIDGFADTDKRIFLGYLEEEKEEVDITKADFLISIGRGVGKKEEIPLYEELALRLRATLSASRPVIDKLWLPKERQVGTSGKTVKPKVYLAMGISGAFQHIQGMKDSECIIAVNKDPDAPIFQYAHYAIVGDMHRIRDRLLEILKGS, encoded by the coding sequence ATGAGTTACGGTCTTTTAATCGCCGATGTAAGAAGAAACGTGTTTCAGGAGAGGAACTTAGATTTAGTCGGTTTTTGTAATCTGGCCGGAATAGATCCTTACCTTCTTTTACCAAAAGGTGAATATGAGATCGAATCTTCCCTTTTCAAAAAAGTCTTAATTGCAGATGTGGATGAGGATCGGTTTCTCAACCCATTAATCATGGTCCACATATTGGAAAAGGTTATAGAGAGATTCAAAGAACCTTTTGCCATTGTACTTTCCGCATCGGCTTCTGGTATGGAGATAGCCCCTTATGTGGCAGGCTACTTTAAGGTCCCTATTGTCACAGATGTGGCAGACTACGACAAAGACTCAAAAGTGTTCTTCAAAAGTTACTATTCAGACAAAGTATTCGCCCACGTAAAATTAAAAGAGGAGAAGTTTTACGTTCTGACTCTAAGAAGTGGGAGTTTCAAAGACCATATAAAGAGTAGATACGAAGAGACTTCCCAAGAGATAATAGATGGTTTTGCCGATACCGACAAAAGGATATTTTTGGGCTACCTGGAAGAAGAAAAAGAGGAAGTGGATATTACGAAAGCTGATTTTTTGATATCTATTGGACGGGGAGTGGGTAAAAAGGAAGAGATTCCTCTATATGAAGAACTGGCTTTACGTCTTCGAGCCACCCTTTCCGCATCAAGACCCGTCATAGATAAGCTTTGGCTTCCAAAGGAAAGACAGGTCGGGACATCTGGAAAGACAGTGAAGCCCAAAGTCTATTTGGCCATGGGGATCTCTGGTGCTTTCCAGCACATACAGGGTATGAAGGATTCGGAATGTATAATCGCGGTGAACAAGGATCCGGATGCCCCCATATTTCAATATGCCCACTACGCAATAGTTGGGGACATGCACAGAATAAGGGACCGTTTACTTGAAATTCTAAAAGGGTCGTAA
- a CDS encoding electron transfer flavoprotein subunit beta/FixA family protein: MNILVFVKRVQAAQEEELRIVGDGERVDLSKLPYKINDWDNYALEEACRTVEKLGGQVTAITIGDKEADEVLRRSLAMGAKDGLLLEKPETLLDPVIRASLAYNFLTKEKIKFDVILTGVQAEDDQYGVFGGYLAALLSLPYVSLVCGIEEWSGSYAVVRRELEGGLMERVKVDVPCVLSIQTGINEPRYVSIMGIRKASQIQRKVYDAHQYMDGLSATIEVIKWSYPPRKEGATLLSSDIDTACREILNILREKGVYQ; this comes from the coding sequence ATGAACATCTTAGTTTTCGTAAAGAGGGTCCAGGCAGCCCAAGAAGAGGAACTAAGAATAGTTGGAGACGGGGAGCGGGTAGACCTTTCCAAACTGCCGTACAAGATCAATGACTGGGATAATTACGCGTTGGAAGAAGCGTGTAGAACAGTTGAAAAACTGGGAGGCCAGGTAACAGCCATAACTATAGGAGACAAAGAGGCTGATGAAGTACTAAGAAGGTCTTTGGCAATGGGGGCCAAAGATGGATTACTTCTTGAAAAACCTGAGACTCTTTTGGATCCGGTGATTAGAGCATCTTTGGCTTACAACTTTCTCACAAAAGAAAAGATAAAATTCGACGTAATACTCACAGGAGTTCAGGCCGAAGACGATCAATACGGTGTTTTCGGTGGATATCTGGCAGCGCTACTCAGTCTCCCCTACGTTTCACTAGTCTGTGGAATCGAAGAGTGGAGCGGAAGTTACGCAGTTGTAAGGAGAGAGCTGGAAGGCGGCTTAATGGAGAGGGTAAAAGTGGATGTTCCTTGTGTCCTTTCGATTCAAACGGGTATAAATGAACCACGTTACGTTTCCATAATGGGTATCAGGAAGGCATCCCAGATACAGAGGAAGGTTTACGATGCACACCAGTACATGGATGGGCTTTCCGCGACTATTGAGGTTATAAAATGGAGCTACCCACCGAGGAAAGAAGGAGCAACCCTTTTGTCATCCGACATAGATACTGCCTGTCGTGAAATATTGAACATTCTTCGCGAAAAGGGGGTATACCAATGA
- a CDS encoding sigma-54 dependent transcriptional regulator, protein MIKVLIADDEKSLVDVYKKKLSKEGMQVFTATTGKDAISIMKNESLDVALLDIKLPDIDGIELLKTFKSLQPTSEAIILTGFGSVETAVKSMKLGAYDYLTKPCKLSELLNVIIKAHEKKRLTEKNLILEEHLSRLKFRDTLVGESEGMKRIKETISLVSKSDAPVLILGETGTGKELVARAIHEKSRRAENPFVVVNASCLQENILESELFGYKKGAFTGANSDKLGLIQIADSGTFFVDEIADMSHAIQAKLLRVLETGSFRRLGDLREITVDVRFISATNKNIEREIEAGRFRQDLFFRLSTFVIEIPPLRQRKEDIPLLVDYFLKFRVKKSEVKSISNDALKALINYDWPGNVRELFNVLERAVLVAGEREEIDLKDLPINLLSSRQSKIFVPELGNNNKLNLKEIEKMHIQRVLELTKGNKSRASKILGISRKKLYNLLKPS, encoded by the coding sequence ATGATAAAGGTTCTTATAGCTGACGACGAAAAGTCTTTGGTTGACGTTTACAAAAAAAAGTTATCAAAAGAAGGGATGCAGGTCTTTACCGCGACGACTGGAAAAGATGCCATATCCATCATGAAGAATGAGAGCCTGGATGTTGCCCTTTTGGATATAAAGTTGCCAGATATCGACGGAATTGAACTTTTAAAAACCTTTAAATCTCTGCAGCCCACATCGGAGGCCATAATCCTTACTGGATTTGGATCGGTTGAAACGGCGGTAAAATCCATGAAACTTGGAGCATACGATTATCTTACAAAGCCATGCAAACTCTCAGAACTTCTAAATGTCATAATAAAGGCCCATGAAAAGAAGAGATTGACAGAAAAGAATTTGATTTTGGAAGAACATCTCTCAAGACTCAAATTTCGCGATACCCTCGTTGGGGAAAGCGAGGGGATGAAAAGGATTAAGGAGACAATTTCGCTTGTTTCTAAATCTGATGCACCAGTCTTAATACTTGGAGAGACCGGAACCGGAAAGGAGCTTGTGGCAAGAGCCATACATGAGAAATCCCGTCGGGCGGAAAATCCGTTCGTTGTCGTAAATGCGAGTTGTCTCCAGGAGAACATCTTAGAAAGTGAGCTTTTCGGGTACAAAAAAGGGGCATTTACAGGAGCTAATTCAGACAAGCTTGGGCTCATCCAGATAGCTGATTCTGGAACTTTCTTCGTAGACGAGATAGCCGATATGAGCCATGCCATCCAGGCAAAACTTCTTAGGGTTTTAGAGACAGGCAGTTTCAGAAGACTCGGAGACTTAAGGGAGATAACAGTGGATGTCCGCTTTATATCTGCTACGAATAAGAACATAGAAAGAGAAATTGAAGCTGGCAGATTTAGACAAGATCTTTTTTTTAGACTAAGTACCTTTGTTATTGAAATCCCGCCACTTAGGCAAAGGAAAGAGGATATCCCTTTACTCGTTGACTACTTCTTGAAATTCCGCGTAAAAAAAAGTGAGGTGAAGTCAATCTCCAATGATGCTCTAAAAGCCCTAATAAATTACGACTGGCCTGGCAACGTAAGGGAACTCTTCAACGTACTAGAGAGGGCCGTTTTAGTAGCGGGAGAGAGGGAAGAAATCGATCTAAAGGATCTGCCAATAAATCTTTTAAGTTCTAGACAATCGAAAATCTTCGTCCCGGAGCTTGGAAATAATAATAAGCTGAACCTAAAAGAGATAGAAAAAATGCATATCCAAAGGGTTCTTGAACTGACAAAGGGTAACAAAAGTAGAGCATCGAAGATCCTTGGTATAAGTCGAAAAAAACTTTATAACCTTCTCAAACCTTCATAG
- a CDS encoding PAS domain-containing sensor histidine kinase: protein MESLRVSDWKNWKEKKCFEVLFRRDLKCDFCPLCESEDLGSVRTSVVEDRASGKYLKISVFPLDYEGDKNGLLYVEMIQDVTEQKKAEEELKKLSDFNAAIIKNAPVAIFTIDKTGKFMSVNPALAAISGLGDEAEKKLLKFNWLQNKYTIECGLADYIKRGLEGEPFELHDFPFTNYKGTRGQFLHFRGVPIRDKDGNVECLLCIIEETTEKVMAKLQSIQDAKMSVIGRLMTAVAHELNNPLATICANSELACELFEEMKKRRNKEMDEIYECLEVIQKEAFRCKRIIRDMLNLTKKESFEFKEIDVGICIKEVLADYRQKQPNVEIRVRLERKLPPILGDFNALKQCLSNLIQNAFDAVETKEKGIIKIQAHRDDGHVVVEIEDNGVGIHEALLDRIFEPFFSTKNDGRGIGLGLTLCHEFVKRMGGRVEVRSTLGKGSCFKVIFPAAKKD, encoded by the coding sequence ATGGAAAGTTTACGTGTGTCAGATTGGAAAAATTGGAAAGAGAAAAAATGCTTCGAAGTTCTATTCCGAAGAGATCTTAAGTGCGATTTCTGTCCTCTTTGCGAGTCTGAAGATTTAGGGAGTGTGCGTACGTCCGTAGTTGAAGATCGCGCTTCTGGCAAATATTTGAAGATCTCCGTTTTCCCGTTAGATTATGAAGGAGATAAGAATGGTCTTCTCTATGTAGAGATGATCCAGGACGTAACGGAACAGAAAAAAGCGGAAGAGGAACTAAAAAAGCTCAGTGATTTTAATGCGGCTATTATAAAAAACGCCCCTGTTGCAATTTTTACAATTGATAAGACAGGAAAGTTCATGAGTGTTAATCCAGCTCTTGCGGCCATATCGGGGCTCGGGGATGAAGCCGAAAAGAAATTGTTAAAATTCAACTGGCTTCAAAACAAGTATACGATAGAGTGCGGACTTGCAGATTACATAAAGAGGGGTTTAGAAGGCGAGCCTTTTGAACTTCACGACTTTCCGTTTACGAATTACAAGGGGACAAGGGGACAGTTTTTACATTTTAGAGGCGTTCCCATAAGGGACAAAGATGGGAACGTGGAGTGTCTCCTCTGTATCATAGAAGAGACTACTGAAAAAGTTATGGCAAAGTTACAATCGATCCAAGACGCAAAAATGTCGGTTATAGGAAGACTTATGACAGCAGTTGCCCACGAACTCAATAATCCGCTTGCGACAATCTGTGCCAACTCCGAACTTGCCTGCGAACTCTTCGAAGAAATGAAAAAGAGAAGGAACAAAGAGATGGACGAGATCTACGAGTGCCTGGAGGTTATCCAGAAGGAAGCCTTCAGATGCAAAAGAATCATAAGGGACATGCTTAATTTGACAAAAAAAGAGAGTTTTGAGTTTAAGGAAATAGATGTTGGCATATGTATTAAGGAAGTACTGGCCGATTACCGCCAAAAACAGCCAAATGTAGAGATACGAGTACGATTGGAAAGAAAGCTGCCACCAATCCTTGGGGATTTTAACGCTTTAAAACAGTGCCTCTCGAACCTTATCCAGAATGCCTTTGACGCAGTAGAGACAAAAGAGAAAGGAATAATAAAGATTCAGGCCCATCGTGACGACGGACACGTAGTAGTAGAAATAGAGGACAACGGAGTCGGAATTCACGAGGCTCTGTTAGACAGAATTTTTGAGCCTTTTTTCTCCACGAAGAATGATGGCCGGGGGATAGGGCTTGGGCTTACTCTTTGCCACGAATTCGTAAAGCGGATGGGCGGTCGGGTTGAGGTAAGAAGCACCCTTGGAAAGGGAAGCTGCTTCAAGGTTATCTTTCCGGCTGCCAAAAAGGACTAA
- a CDS encoding CoB--CoM heterodisulfide reductase iron-sulfur subunit A family protein: MDSDVVIVGGGIAGISCALEIASLGITVTIVEEGPSIGGKMIMLDKTFPTLDCSSCILTPKMAEVSSNSRISLLTLSKLVEVQRDRDSDFLVKVLSLPRYVDERKCTACGACADVCAMKGRVPDEFNLFMSKRGAIYLPFPQAVPQKYLIDSSSCLYLTKGKCKRRCEEVCQRKAIDFTELKRITEIRCRAIVIATGFDLIDASQIKEFGYGRIPSVLTSLEFERILSATGPTNGEIVIGGKVPKRFYFVQCVGSRDSQRGVRYCSRVCCMYTAKHAFIVKERIKDAKIWISYIDVRAYGKGYEEFFKTVQEAGVLYIKGIPGEIVNKGETLLVKVEDMLSGQVSEIEVDVAVLALGVKPKEGIFDLKRMIGVQLDEYGFVKVDPQRSSKTNISGVFVCGFASGPKDIPDVVAHATEASASVIEYIKGKR, from the coding sequence TTGGACAGTGATGTCGTCATAGTCGGTGGAGGAATAGCCGGAATCAGTTGCGCACTCGAGATAGCATCTCTGGGAATTACCGTGACTATCGTCGAAGAGGGTCCTTCCATAGGCGGCAAGATGATTATGCTCGATAAAACATTTCCAACTCTTGACTGTTCCTCGTGCATACTAACGCCAAAGATGGCAGAGGTATCTTCTAATTCAAGGATCTCTCTTCTTACCCTATCGAAACTTGTCGAAGTACAAAGGGACAGAGATTCTGACTTTCTAGTAAAGGTTCTCTCTTTACCTCGGTATGTCGATGAAAGAAAATGTACAGCCTGTGGAGCCTGTGCTGATGTCTGTGCGATGAAAGGAAGGGTTCCTGACGAATTCAACCTTTTCATGAGTAAGAGAGGAGCGATATACTTACCTTTTCCGCAGGCTGTTCCCCAGAAATACCTAATTGATAGTAGTTCTTGTCTTTACCTCACCAAAGGTAAGTGCAAAAGAAGATGCGAAGAAGTATGTCAAAGGAAGGCTATAGATTTCACAGAATTGAAAAGAATAACTGAAATTCGATGCCGGGCAATCGTTATAGCTACTGGTTTTGACCTCATAGACGCTTCACAGATAAAAGAGTTTGGCTACGGAAGAATACCTTCCGTTTTGACATCCCTCGAATTCGAAAGGATACTTTCCGCAACGGGTCCAACGAATGGAGAGATTGTAATTGGCGGTAAAGTGCCAAAAAGATTCTACTTTGTACAATGTGTGGGCTCGAGAGATTCTCAAAGGGGTGTAAGATACTGTTCGCGCGTCTGTTGCATGTACACGGCAAAACATGCCTTCATTGTTAAAGAGAGGATAAAGGATGCCAAAATATGGATCTCTTACATCGATGTGAGAGCGTACGGCAAAGGTTACGAGGAGTTTTTCAAAACTGTTCAGGAAGCAGGGGTCTTGTACATAAAGGGTATTCCTGGGGAGATTGTGAATAAGGGAGAGACCCTTTTAGTGAAGGTTGAGGATATGTTAAGCGGACAAGTAAGCGAGATAGAAGTGGATGTCGCTGTGCTTGCTTTAGGAGTTAAGCCAAAGGAGGGTATTTTTGACCTGAAAAGGATGATCGGCGTCCAGCTCGATGAGTATGGGTTCGTAAAAGTCGATCCTCAAAGATCGAGTAAGACGAATATTAGCGGTGTATTTGTGTGTGGATTTGCGAGTGGGCCAAAAGACATACCAGATGTGGTTGCCCACGCAACGGAAGCATCGGCATCGGTCATAGAGTATATAAAGGGGAAAAGGTGA
- a CDS encoding CoB--CoM heterodisulfide reductase iron-sulfur subunit A family protein translates to MKVGIFICHCGHNIKGSVDVEKLRDYFKSLPHVGVSIDYTFLCSEVGQDLMKEAILKNGIDRVIVAACAPSFHSELFKDVLRSSGLNPYMLKRISIREHCSWVGEDIKGNTDKAKRLIIAGLYSVWHSVPREEMRSETLKSCLIIGGGVSGLSAASFLTKMGIKVYLVEKEKELGGNLKIIRQVWPTKKSGKEIIGEILLEIEKDNFEIFTETEIEGIEGYLGNYTVTLIKHGQKRSVSVGGIIVACGFVPFDPKDKLGIPYGHDERILTTVDLEKEEGKIEADGSLKIAILHCVGSRDERVGRVYCSRICCMNALKAAYELKEKYPDARIECFYMDVRAHPKGGEEFYEEVQRKGVIFTRSNVSEIISTKSGVLIRGEDTLSGEIFERLFDLVILSVGIGPREDAKRISQLLKIPLDKDGFFLEAHAKLRPFETPLKGIYISGCSSGPKDVEESINHGRAAALKVFSLINQGFVSIEPYIAKVNEKRCSGCRMCEEVCVAKAIVYESTKRVRVEEAQCMGCGLCASQCPSSAITLEGYSDRELADEISGLVEKGWEELWKVA, encoded by the coding sequence GTGAAAGTAGGTATCTTCATCTGTCACTGCGGTCACAACATAAAAGGAAGTGTGGATGTGGAAAAGCTAAGGGATTACTTTAAAAGTTTGCCACACGTAGGAGTCTCCATCGATTACACCTTCCTCTGCTCGGAAGTGGGTCAAGATTTGATGAAAGAGGCCATTCTGAAAAATGGTATCGACCGCGTAATTGTTGCAGCATGTGCACCCTCTTTCCACTCGGAACTATTTAAGGATGTGCTTAGAAGCTCTGGACTTAACCCATATATGTTAAAAAGGATAAGTATCAGAGAACACTGCTCTTGGGTTGGCGAAGACATAAAAGGCAACACAGATAAAGCAAAGAGATTGATTATTGCCGGTCTTTACTCGGTCTGGCACAGCGTTCCTAGGGAGGAGATGAGATCGGAGACGCTAAAATCGTGCCTTATCATAGGAGGTGGAGTTTCCGGTCTAAGTGCCGCCTCTTTTCTCACAAAGATGGGAATCAAGGTCTACCTTGTGGAAAAGGAAAAGGAACTCGGCGGAAACTTAAAAATCATAAGGCAGGTTTGGCCAACGAAAAAAAGCGGAAAAGAAATAATCGGAGAGATTTTGCTTGAGATTGAGAAGGATAACTTTGAGATTTTCACTGAAACAGAGATTGAAGGAATCGAAGGATATCTTGGGAATTATACGGTGACTCTCATAAAGCACGGTCAAAAAAGGAGCGTAAGCGTAGGTGGAATTATAGTCGCATGCGGTTTCGTTCCATTCGATCCCAAAGATAAGCTCGGAATTCCCTACGGGCATGATGAAAGGATTCTTACAACAGTAGATCTTGAAAAGGAGGAAGGAAAAATCGAGGCAGATGGCAGTCTAAAAATTGCGATTCTACACTGTGTCGGTTCAAGGGATGAGAGAGTTGGAAGGGTTTACTGTTCTAGGATATGCTGTATGAACGCATTGAAGGCGGCTTATGAACTCAAAGAGAAATACCCAGATGCTAGAATAGAATGCTTCTATATGGACGTAAGAGCTCATCCAAAAGGTGGAGAGGAATTTTACGAAGAGGTACAAAGAAAGGGTGTTATTTTTACGCGCTCAAACGTGTCAGAGATAATCTCCACGAAAAGTGGGGTTCTTATAAGGGGTGAGGATACCCTTTCTGGAGAAATTTTCGAAAGGCTATTCGATTTAGTCATCCTTTCAGTTGGAATTGGGCCCCGAGAAGATGCAAAAAGGATCTCACAGCTTTTGAAGATCCCCCTAGATAAGGACGGTTTTTTCTTAGAAGCCCATGCAAAGCTTAGACCGTTTGAGACGCCGCTTAAGGGAATATATATTTCCGGATGTTCTTCCGGACCAAAAGACGTAGAAGAGTCAATAAACCACGGAAGGGCAGCGGCACTTAAAGTTTTTTCTCTTATAAATCAAGGTTTTGTATCTATTGAGCCTTACATCGCGAAAGTAAACGAAAAAAGGTGCAGCGGCTGCCGCATGTGCGAAGAGGTATGTGTTGCAAAAGCCATAGTCTATGAAAGTACTAAGCGAGTTAGAGTGGAAGAAGCCCAGTGCATGGGATGCGGACTTTGCGCTTCTCAGTGCCCCTCATCCGCAATCACCCTTGAAGGTTATAGCGACCGTGAGTTAGCTGACGAGATAAGTGGATTAGTCGAAAAGGGATGGGAGGAATTATGGAAAGTGGCATAA
- a CDS encoding 4Fe-4S binding protein: MKGKRIENGDLIKTLDVYLKETRGILFAFDVENKNYKTKMFKELPKDIRFLNPIFYVNSSIYLRRVFSESIKIVAILRPCETRAYVELTKLSQIESRSVICGSFDCFGTVSSKKEDFSFPYDPRELKVFLESSGLVRYACQVCGHKEGIFGDFGLRYDKEWNLWFIPYTERGRVLFDLIPSEETEIPFELEVKEKKDETTFKTSLSEFRKDFERCIMCLNCKNMCPVCFCVDCLFNTLEYLPKGDELINTILRCGNTELPKNVEIYHFIRMYHVSQTCVGCGSCEEACPQSIPLTKYFKGISGRLQGIFDYLPGKNFDEKIPYTTFKEDELPYAED, translated from the coding sequence ATGAAGGGTAAAAGAATAGAAAACGGTGACCTCATAAAGACACTGGATGTATACCTAAAAGAGACAAGGGGCATCCTCTTTGCCTTTGACGTGGAGAATAAGAATTATAAAACGAAGATGTTTAAAGAGCTGCCCAAAGATATACGCTTTTTGAATCCTATCTTTTATGTCAACTCCTCCATATACCTTAGGCGCGTCTTCTCTGAAAGTATTAAGATAGTTGCGATTCTCAGACCCTGTGAGACGAGAGCTTACGTGGAACTGACGAAACTTTCGCAAATTGAAAGTAGATCGGTGATTTGTGGCTCTTTTGACTGTTTCGGAACTGTCTCCTCGAAAAAAGAGGATTTTTCATTTCCTTACGACCCCAGGGAATTAAAAGTCTTTTTAGAAAGCTCTGGTCTTGTAAGATACGCATGCCAAGTGTGCGGCCATAAAGAAGGTATCTTCGGTGACTTTGGATTAAGGTACGACAAAGAATGGAATCTGTGGTTCATCCCATACACTGAGAGGGGAAGGGTCCTATTCGATCTTATCCCCTCAGAAGAAACGGAGATACCGTTTGAGTTGGAGGTGAAGGAAAAAAAAGATGAGACAACATTTAAAACGAGCCTTTCCGAATTTAGAAAAGATTTTGAAAGATGCATCATGTGCTTGAATTGCAAAAATATGTGCCCTGTGTGCTTCTGTGTTGATTGTCTCTTCAATACTTTAGAATACCTCCCAAAAGGCGATGAACTCATAAATACGATTTTAAGATGTGGGAATACGGAGCTACCAAAAAATGTGGAGATCTACCACTTCATAAGGATGTACCACGTCTCCCAAACATGTGTCGGATGCGGAAGTTGCGAAGAGGCCTGTCCTCAGAGCATACCCTTAACTAAGTATTTCAAAGGAATCTCCGGGCGCCTACAAGGTATATTCGACTACTTGCCGGGCAAGAACTTTGACGAAAAGATCCCTTACACAACTTTCAAAGAAGATGAACTTCCCTATGCAGAAGATTGA
- a CDS encoding hydrogenase iron-sulfur subunit has translation MESGINIVGFACSYCAYKASEMAGSLRLKYPEGVVIVQVPCSSRVDPALIIKTLFEGADAVFVAGCHPGDCHFIKGNYYTRRRIYALKEMLDAFSMKGRLKLFWISASEARRFVEKVQEMYSQIKKEKDEG, from the coding sequence ATGGAAAGTGGCATAAATATAGTAGGATTTGCCTGTTCTTACTGCGCATATAAGGCATCAGAGATGGCCGGTAGTCTTAGGCTTAAATATCCTGAAGGAGTGGTGATCGTACAGGTTCCGTGTTCGAGCAGGGTGGATCCCGCCCTAATAATAAAAACCCTCTTTGAAGGAGCTGATGCTGTTTTTGTTGCGGGATGCCATCCCGGTGACTGCCATTTCATAAAAGGTAACTATTACACGAGAAGAAGAATCTATGCTTTAAAGGAGATGTTGGATGCGTTTTCGATGAAAGGTAGGTTAAAACTTTTCTGGATAAGTGCATCCGAGGCTAGGAGGTTCGTGGAAAAAGTCCAGGAAATGTATAGCCAAATCAAAAAGGAAAAAGATGAAGGGTAA
- a CDS encoding (Fe-S)-binding protein, translating to MDALENQRIYACIQCGKCTGGCPESGRTPLNVRMIVRKNQFGIASTGSDLWYCTTCGSCTIRCPRDVKPQEVVLHLRSILVESGEVSPSIQRALENTFLQKNPFGRARSKRGEWVEKSGLEISHGHKIPDSRILFSCCVNAYDPRCMVIPTNVAKLLNSCGIKFGVLKEEEACCGNEIKRLGEMGLFEELRDENVSNFEKYGIKEVIAVSPHCMNTIKNEYNGRGFRVFHYSELLWSAIVQGLLTLKGSYRKRVIYHDPCFLGKQNGIFEEPRNILRSIDGLELLEFTRSRENSLCCEGGGGRMFYEVDITYVRNAKIRVAEAKELGAQIIAVACPFCLMTLEEEAVEQGIEVKEISEIIMEVLE from the coding sequence ATGGATGCTTTAGAGAACCAAAGGATATACGCTTGTATCCAGTGTGGGAAATGCACAGGAGGGTGTCCAGAATCGGGAAGGACCCCCCTTAATGTCAGAATGATTGTGAGAAAAAATCAGTTTGGAATAGCCTCCACAGGCTCGGATCTGTGGTATTGTACGACGTGTGGCTCATGTACCATCAGGTGTCCGAGGGATGTGAAGCCACAAGAAGTAGTGCTCCATCTTAGAAGCATACTCGTAGAGTCTGGCGAAGTATCTCCTTCCATTCAAAGGGCCCTTGAAAATACTTTTTTACAGAAGAATCCCTTCGGACGGGCTCGCTCAAAAAGGGGTGAATGGGTTGAAAAATCTGGCCTTGAGATAAGTCACGGGCACAAGATCCCGGATTCGAGAATCCTCTTTTCTTGTTGCGTTAATGCCTACGATCCAAGATGTATGGTGATTCCTACAAATGTTGCTAAGCTTCTAAATTCCTGCGGCATAAAATTCGGAGTGCTCAAAGAAGAAGAGGCGTGCTGTGGAAATGAGATAAAAAGACTAGGAGAGATGGGCCTCTTTGAAGAGCTAAGGGATGAAAACGTTTCTAACTTCGAAAAGTACGGAATAAAGGAAGTTATAGCAGTTTCCCCCCATTGCATGAACACCATAAAGAACGAGTACAATGGGAGAGGTTTTAGGGTATTCCACTATAGCGAACTATTGTGGTCTGCCATAGTCCAAGGGCTTCTTACGCTTAAAGGAAGCTACAGAAAAAGAGTTATTTACCACGATCCGTGTTTTCTAGGTAAACAGAATGGAATTTTTGAAGAACCACGAAACATTTTGAGATCGATTGATGGTCTCGAACTTTTGGAATTTACAAGATCTAGGGAAAATTCCCTCTGCTGTGAGGGAGGAGGAGGAAGGATGTTCTACGAAGTCGATATCACATACGTAAGGAATGCAAAGATAAGAGTTGCCGAAGCAAAGGAACTGGGAGCTCAAATCATAGCGGTTGCCTGTCCTTTCTGCCTTATGACTCTTGAGGAAGAGGCAGTGGAACAAGGCATAGAAGTAAAGGAAATATCAGAGATCATAATGGAGGTTTTGGAATGA